Proteins from a single region of Meles meles chromosome 10, mMelMel3.1 paternal haplotype, whole genome shotgun sequence:
- the MRPS24 gene encoding 28S ribosomal protein S24, mitochondrial, with translation MAVAVSCRVFGPRVLSWSLELPCSSRALHTSAVFAKNRAARVRVGKGDKPVTYEEAHAPHYIAHRKGWLSLHTGNLDGEDHAAERTVEDVFLRKFMLGTFPGCLADQLVLKRRANQLEICALVLRQLPAHKFYFLVGYSETLLSHFYKCPVRLHLQTVPSKVVYKYI, from the exons ATGGCGGTGGCCGTGTCCTGCCGGGTTTTCGGGCCCCGG GTGCTGTCCTGGAGCCTGGAGCTGCCGTGCTCCTCGCGCGCCCTGCACACGTCTGCGGTCTTCGCCAAG AACCGGGCGGCCCGAGTCAGAGTGGGCAAGGGGGACAAGCCGGTGACCTACGAGGAGGCGCACGCGCCGCACTACATCGCCCACCGCAAGGGCTGGCTGTCGCTGCACACAG GTAACCTGGATGGGGAGGACCACGCTGCAGAGCGAACAGTGGAGGACGTTTTCCTCCGGAAGTTCATGCTGGGCACCTTCCCAGGGTGCCTGGCCGACCAGCTGGTCCTGAAGCGCCGGGCTAACCAGTTGGAGATCTGTGCCCTGGTCCTGAGGCAGCTGCCTGCACACAAGTTCTACTTCCTGGTGGGCTACAGTGAGACTCTGCTGTCCCACTTTTACAAATGTCCCGTCCGTCTGCACCTCCAGACTGTGCCCTCCAAGGTCGTGTATAAGTACATCTAA
- the LOC123951410 gene encoding up-regulator of cell proliferation isoform X1, with protein sequence MASPGVEVELLVKGRADLGEVAPEIKASERRTAVAIADLEWRDMDADDYGANEAQDSDFPAAERSRLQEMLSLLGLDTYQAHKLSLQDSLQISSDSMKNRAPQAPRDLPWNFLRKLQALSSEARSTTVVLDAPPDARPAEKESQMEEEIIYWDAADDLAADIYSFSELPTPDTPVNPLDLLCALLLSSDSFLQQEIVHKMSLCQFALPLVLPDSENHYHTFLLWALRGVVRTWWAQPPRGVGSLREDSAVLSRAPAFAFVRMEVSSNSKSQLLNAVLGLGHRPRDCFWHRDLNVGTNPREIADGLVEVSWFLPSGREDLDVFPEPVAFLNLRGDIGSHWLQFKLLTEVSSAVFILTDNISRKEYKLLYSMKGSATKYYFILSPYRGKRNANLRFLNRLIPVLRMDHSHVLVKVSSTDSAGFVRRLRAIVAHVARAPCQRLSVEEMAHAARKLGLRVDEDCEECQRARERAERITRRIKDADAYRRDELRLQGDAWRKAAQVEKELCQAQWAGDPPDKELRQRLLELRAQQLGNEPAGGLQEFISGISGLAPGEKQYFLRWMEWGLARVAPPRPRQPPETILALRPKHCGAADAGEPLGVEHFLREMGQFYEAESCLVEAGRLPAAQRRFAHFPGLALELLLKGLPVELIDGSTLSTPLRWVTGLLRELHMRLERRPRLVVLSALGVPGTGKSTLLNTMFGLRFATGRGRGPRGAFMQLVSVAESFSQDLGCDHILVIDSGGLIGGALASAGERFEQEASLATQLLELSNVTVVSLAETRDIPPAIVHAFLRLEKTGRVPNCQFVCQNLHDACAPGPRPRERRLLLDPPGEAGRAAAHTERPGGGMRTLAGLAFCDPGKQHIWHIPGLWHGVPPMAAVSLAYSEAIFELKRCLLENIRNGLSNPNKNIQQLIELVRRL encoded by the exons ggtagaagtggaattactggtcAAAgg ACGTGCAGATTTGGGAGAAGTGGCCCCAGAAATAAAAGCATCTGAGAGACGAACAGCAGTGGCCATCGCAG ATTTGGAATGGAGAGATATGGACGCAGATGACT ATGGTGCAAATGAGGCTCAGGACAGTGACTTCCCAGCAG CGGAGAGGAGCAGGTTGCAGGAAATGCTGTCGCTTTTGGGCCTGGACACCTACCAGGCACACAAGCTCAGCCTCCAGGACTCCTTGCAGATCAGCAGCGACAGCATGAAGAACCGCGCCCCTCAGGCCCCCAGGGACTTGCCCTGGAATTTCCTCCGGAAGCTGCAGGCTCTCAGCTCCGAAGCCCGGAGCACCACCGTGGTGCTGGACGCACCCCCGGACGCCAGGCCTGCAGAGAAGGAGAGCCAGATGGAGGAGGAGATCATCTACTGGGACGCGGCCGACGACCTCGCTGCCGACATCTACTCCTTCTCTGAGCTGCCGACGCCTGACACGCCCGTGAACCCCTTGGACCTTCTCTGTGCCCTTCTGCTGTCCTCGGACAGTTTCCTGCAGCAAGAAATCGTGCACAAGATGTCCCTCTGCCAGTTTGCCCTCCCCCTCGTCCTGCCTGACTCAGAGAACCACTACCACACGTTTCTGCTGTGGGCCCTGCGGGGTGTCGTGCGGACGTGGTGGGCGCAGCCCCCACGGGGGGTGGGCAGCCTCCGCGAAGACAGCGCGGTCCTGTCGCGGGCTCCCGCCTTCGCCTTCGTGCGCATGGAGGTCAGCAGCAACTCCAAGTCCCAGCTCCTCAACGCCGTGCTCGGCCTGGGCCACAGGCCACGGGACTGCTTCTGGCACCGCGATCTGAACGTGGGCACCAACCCTCGAGAGATCGCAGATGGGCTGGTGGAGGTCTCCTGGTTTCTTCCCAGCGGCCGGGAGGACCTGGACGTTTTCCCGGAGCCCGTGGCCTTCCTGAACCTGCGGGGCGACATCGGGTCTCACTGGCTGCAGTTCAAGCTGTTGACCGAAGTGTCCTCCGCCGTGTTCATCTTGACGGACAACATCAGCAGGAAGGAGTACAAGCTGCTGTACTCCATGAAGGGTTCAGCCACCAAGTACTACTTCATCCTGAGCCCGTACCGCGGCAAGCGGAACGCCAACCTGCGCTTCCTCAACAGGCTCATCCCGGTGCTCAGGATGGACCACTCGCACGTGCTGGTGAAGGTCAGCAGCACGGACAGCGCAGGCTTTGTGCGCCGGCTGCGCGCCATCGTGGCTCATGTGGCGCGGGCCCCTTGCCAGAGGCTGTCTGTGGAGGAGATGGCCCACGCGGCGCGCAAGCTGGGCCTGCGCGTGGACGAGGACTGTGAGGAGTGCCAGCGGGCCAGGGAGCGGGCGGAGCGCATCACCCGGAGGATCAAGGACGCGGACGCCTACCGCAGGGACGAGCTCAGGCTGCAGGGTGACGCCTGGAGGAAGGCGGCCCAGGTGGAGAAGGAGCTGTGCCAGGCCCAGTGGGCCGGGGACCCCCCGGACAAGGAGCTGAGGCAGCGGCTGCTGGAGCTGCGGGCGCAGCAGCTCGGCAACGAGCCGGCCGGGGGCCTGCAGGAGTTCATCTCAGGTATCAGCGGCCTGGCCCCGGGCGAGAAGCAGTACTTCCTGAGGTGGATGGAGTGGGGGCTGGCCCGGGTGGCCCCGCCGAGGCCGAGGCAGCCTCCGGAGACCATCCTCGCGCTGAGACCGAAACACTGTGGGGCCGCGGACGCTGGCGAGCCGCTGGGCGTGGAGCACTTCCTGCGGGAGATGGGGCAGTTTTACGAGGCCGAGAGCTGCCTGGTGGAGGCGGGGAGGCTGCCGGCCGCGCAGAGGCGCTTCGCCCACTTCCCGGGCTTGGCCTTGGAGCTGCTGCTGAAGGGGCTGCCCGTGGAGCTGATTGACGGGAGCACGCTGAGCACCCCGCTGCGCTGGGTCACAGGGCTCCTCCGGGAGCTGCACATGCGCCTGGAGCGGAGGCCACGGCTGGTGGTCCTGTCGGCTCTGGGCGTGCCAGGCACGGGCAAGTCCACGCTGCTCAACACCATGTTCGGGCTGCGCTTTGCcacggggcggggccgggggcctCGAGGGGCCTTCATGCAGCTGGTCTCGGTGGCCGAGAGCTTCAGTCAGGACCTGGGCTGCGACCACATCCTGGTGATAGACTCTGGGGGCCTGATTGGCGGAGCCCTGGCCTCGGCTGGGGAGAGGTTCGAGCAGGAGGCCTCGCTGGCCACGCAGCTCCTGGAGCTGAGCAATGTCACTGTCGTCAGCTTAGCCGAGACCAGGGACATACCGCCGGCCATTGTGCATGCGTTTCTGAGGTTGGAGAAGACGGGGCGCGTGCCCAACTGTCAGTTCGTGTGCCAGAACCTTCATGACGCGTGTGCCCCCGGGCCCAGGCCTCGAGAGAGGAGGCTGCTCCTGGATCCGCCCGGTGAGGCGGGCAGGGCCGCGGCGCACACGGAGAGACCGGGTGGTGGCATGCGGACGCTGGCGGGCCTggccttctgtgaccctgggaaGCAGCATATTTGGCACATCCCGGGCCTGTGGCACGGGGTGCCTCCCATGGCGGCGGTGAGCCTGGCGTACAGTGAGGCCATTTTTGAGTTAAAGCGATGCCTTCTGGAGAACATCCGGAACGGCCTGTCCAACCCCAACAAAAACATCCAGCAGCTCATTGAGCTTGTCAGGCGGCTCTGA
- the LOC123951410 gene encoding up-regulator of cell proliferation isoform X3: MDADDYGANEAQDSDFPAAERSRLQEMLSLLGLDTYQAHKLSLQDSLQISSDSMKNRAPQAPRDLPWNFLRKLQALSSEARSTTVVLDAPPDARPAEKESQMEEEIIYWDAADDLAADIYSFSELPTPDTPVNPLDLLCALLLSSDSFLQQEIVHKMSLCQFALPLVLPDSENHYHTFLLWALRGVVRTWWAQPPRGVGSLREDSAVLSRAPAFAFVRMEVSSNSKSQLLNAVLGLGHRPRDCFWHRDLNVGTNPREIADGLVEVSWFLPSGREDLDVFPEPVAFLNLRGDIGSHWLQFKLLTEVSSAVFILTDNISRKEYKLLYSMKGSATKYYFILSPYRGKRNANLRFLNRLIPVLRMDHSHVLVKVSSTDSAGFVRRLRAIVAHVARAPCQRLSVEEMAHAARKLGLRVDEDCEECQRARERAERITRRIKDADAYRRDELRLQGDAWRKAAQVEKELCQAQWAGDPPDKELRQRLLELRAQQLGNEPAGGLQEFISGISGLAPGEKQYFLRWMEWGLARVAPPRPRQPPETILALRPKHCGAADAGEPLGVEHFLREMGQFYEAESCLVEAGRLPAAQRRFAHFPGLALELLLKGLPVELIDGSTLSTPLRWVTGLLRELHMRLERRPRLVVLSALGVPGTGKSTLLNTMFGLRFATGRGRGPRGAFMQLVSVAESFSQDLGCDHILVIDSGGLIGGALASAGERFEQEASLATQLLELSNVTVVSLAETRDIPPAIVHAFLRLEKTGRVPNCQFVCQNLHDACAPGPRPRERRLLLDPPGEAGRAAAHTERPGGGMRTLAGLAFCDPGKQHIWHIPGLWHGVPPMAAVSLAYSEAIFELKRCLLENIRNGLSNPNKNIQQLIELVRRL; this comes from the exons ATGGACGCAGATGACT ATGGTGCAAATGAGGCTCAGGACAGTGACTTCCCAGCAG CGGAGAGGAGCAGGTTGCAGGAAATGCTGTCGCTTTTGGGCCTGGACACCTACCAGGCACACAAGCTCAGCCTCCAGGACTCCTTGCAGATCAGCAGCGACAGCATGAAGAACCGCGCCCCTCAGGCCCCCAGGGACTTGCCCTGGAATTTCCTCCGGAAGCTGCAGGCTCTCAGCTCCGAAGCCCGGAGCACCACCGTGGTGCTGGACGCACCCCCGGACGCCAGGCCTGCAGAGAAGGAGAGCCAGATGGAGGAGGAGATCATCTACTGGGACGCGGCCGACGACCTCGCTGCCGACATCTACTCCTTCTCTGAGCTGCCGACGCCTGACACGCCCGTGAACCCCTTGGACCTTCTCTGTGCCCTTCTGCTGTCCTCGGACAGTTTCCTGCAGCAAGAAATCGTGCACAAGATGTCCCTCTGCCAGTTTGCCCTCCCCCTCGTCCTGCCTGACTCAGAGAACCACTACCACACGTTTCTGCTGTGGGCCCTGCGGGGTGTCGTGCGGACGTGGTGGGCGCAGCCCCCACGGGGGGTGGGCAGCCTCCGCGAAGACAGCGCGGTCCTGTCGCGGGCTCCCGCCTTCGCCTTCGTGCGCATGGAGGTCAGCAGCAACTCCAAGTCCCAGCTCCTCAACGCCGTGCTCGGCCTGGGCCACAGGCCACGGGACTGCTTCTGGCACCGCGATCTGAACGTGGGCACCAACCCTCGAGAGATCGCAGATGGGCTGGTGGAGGTCTCCTGGTTTCTTCCCAGCGGCCGGGAGGACCTGGACGTTTTCCCGGAGCCCGTGGCCTTCCTGAACCTGCGGGGCGACATCGGGTCTCACTGGCTGCAGTTCAAGCTGTTGACCGAAGTGTCCTCCGCCGTGTTCATCTTGACGGACAACATCAGCAGGAAGGAGTACAAGCTGCTGTACTCCATGAAGGGTTCAGCCACCAAGTACTACTTCATCCTGAGCCCGTACCGCGGCAAGCGGAACGCCAACCTGCGCTTCCTCAACAGGCTCATCCCGGTGCTCAGGATGGACCACTCGCACGTGCTGGTGAAGGTCAGCAGCACGGACAGCGCAGGCTTTGTGCGCCGGCTGCGCGCCATCGTGGCTCATGTGGCGCGGGCCCCTTGCCAGAGGCTGTCTGTGGAGGAGATGGCCCACGCGGCGCGCAAGCTGGGCCTGCGCGTGGACGAGGACTGTGAGGAGTGCCAGCGGGCCAGGGAGCGGGCGGAGCGCATCACCCGGAGGATCAAGGACGCGGACGCCTACCGCAGGGACGAGCTCAGGCTGCAGGGTGACGCCTGGAGGAAGGCGGCCCAGGTGGAGAAGGAGCTGTGCCAGGCCCAGTGGGCCGGGGACCCCCCGGACAAGGAGCTGAGGCAGCGGCTGCTGGAGCTGCGGGCGCAGCAGCTCGGCAACGAGCCGGCCGGGGGCCTGCAGGAGTTCATCTCAGGTATCAGCGGCCTGGCCCCGGGCGAGAAGCAGTACTTCCTGAGGTGGATGGAGTGGGGGCTGGCCCGGGTGGCCCCGCCGAGGCCGAGGCAGCCTCCGGAGACCATCCTCGCGCTGAGACCGAAACACTGTGGGGCCGCGGACGCTGGCGAGCCGCTGGGCGTGGAGCACTTCCTGCGGGAGATGGGGCAGTTTTACGAGGCCGAGAGCTGCCTGGTGGAGGCGGGGAGGCTGCCGGCCGCGCAGAGGCGCTTCGCCCACTTCCCGGGCTTGGCCTTGGAGCTGCTGCTGAAGGGGCTGCCCGTGGAGCTGATTGACGGGAGCACGCTGAGCACCCCGCTGCGCTGGGTCACAGGGCTCCTCCGGGAGCTGCACATGCGCCTGGAGCGGAGGCCACGGCTGGTGGTCCTGTCGGCTCTGGGCGTGCCAGGCACGGGCAAGTCCACGCTGCTCAACACCATGTTCGGGCTGCGCTTTGCcacggggcggggccgggggcctCGAGGGGCCTTCATGCAGCTGGTCTCGGTGGCCGAGAGCTTCAGTCAGGACCTGGGCTGCGACCACATCCTGGTGATAGACTCTGGGGGCCTGATTGGCGGAGCCCTGGCCTCGGCTGGGGAGAGGTTCGAGCAGGAGGCCTCGCTGGCCACGCAGCTCCTGGAGCTGAGCAATGTCACTGTCGTCAGCTTAGCCGAGACCAGGGACATACCGCCGGCCATTGTGCATGCGTTTCTGAGGTTGGAGAAGACGGGGCGCGTGCCCAACTGTCAGTTCGTGTGCCAGAACCTTCATGACGCGTGTGCCCCCGGGCCCAGGCCTCGAGAGAGGAGGCTGCTCCTGGATCCGCCCGGTGAGGCGGGCAGGGCCGCGGCGCACACGGAGAGACCGGGTGGTGGCATGCGGACGCTGGCGGGCCTggccttctgtgaccctgggaaGCAGCATATTTGGCACATCCCGGGCCTGTGGCACGGGGTGCCTCCCATGGCGGCGGTGAGCCTGGCGTACAGTGAGGCCATTTTTGAGTTAAAGCGATGCCTTCTGGAGAACATCCGGAACGGCCTGTCCAACCCCAACAAAAACATCCAGCAGCTCATTGAGCTTGTCAGGCGGCTCTGA
- the LOC123951410 gene encoding up-regulator of cell proliferation isoform X2, producing the protein MASPGRADLGEVAPEIKASERRTAVAIADLEWRDMDADDYGANEAQDSDFPAAERSRLQEMLSLLGLDTYQAHKLSLQDSLQISSDSMKNRAPQAPRDLPWNFLRKLQALSSEARSTTVVLDAPPDARPAEKESQMEEEIIYWDAADDLAADIYSFSELPTPDTPVNPLDLLCALLLSSDSFLQQEIVHKMSLCQFALPLVLPDSENHYHTFLLWALRGVVRTWWAQPPRGVGSLREDSAVLSRAPAFAFVRMEVSSNSKSQLLNAVLGLGHRPRDCFWHRDLNVGTNPREIADGLVEVSWFLPSGREDLDVFPEPVAFLNLRGDIGSHWLQFKLLTEVSSAVFILTDNISRKEYKLLYSMKGSATKYYFILSPYRGKRNANLRFLNRLIPVLRMDHSHVLVKVSSTDSAGFVRRLRAIVAHVARAPCQRLSVEEMAHAARKLGLRVDEDCEECQRARERAERITRRIKDADAYRRDELRLQGDAWRKAAQVEKELCQAQWAGDPPDKELRQRLLELRAQQLGNEPAGGLQEFISGISGLAPGEKQYFLRWMEWGLARVAPPRPRQPPETILALRPKHCGAADAGEPLGVEHFLREMGQFYEAESCLVEAGRLPAAQRRFAHFPGLALELLLKGLPVELIDGSTLSTPLRWVTGLLRELHMRLERRPRLVVLSALGVPGTGKSTLLNTMFGLRFATGRGRGPRGAFMQLVSVAESFSQDLGCDHILVIDSGGLIGGALASAGERFEQEASLATQLLELSNVTVVSLAETRDIPPAIVHAFLRLEKTGRVPNCQFVCQNLHDACAPGPRPRERRLLLDPPGEAGRAAAHTERPGGGMRTLAGLAFCDPGKQHIWHIPGLWHGVPPMAAVSLAYSEAIFELKRCLLENIRNGLSNPNKNIQQLIELVRRL; encoded by the exons ACGTGCAGATTTGGGAGAAGTGGCCCCAGAAATAAAAGCATCTGAGAGACGAACAGCAGTGGCCATCGCAG ATTTGGAATGGAGAGATATGGACGCAGATGACT ATGGTGCAAATGAGGCTCAGGACAGTGACTTCCCAGCAG CGGAGAGGAGCAGGTTGCAGGAAATGCTGTCGCTTTTGGGCCTGGACACCTACCAGGCACACAAGCTCAGCCTCCAGGACTCCTTGCAGATCAGCAGCGACAGCATGAAGAACCGCGCCCCTCAGGCCCCCAGGGACTTGCCCTGGAATTTCCTCCGGAAGCTGCAGGCTCTCAGCTCCGAAGCCCGGAGCACCACCGTGGTGCTGGACGCACCCCCGGACGCCAGGCCTGCAGAGAAGGAGAGCCAGATGGAGGAGGAGATCATCTACTGGGACGCGGCCGACGACCTCGCTGCCGACATCTACTCCTTCTCTGAGCTGCCGACGCCTGACACGCCCGTGAACCCCTTGGACCTTCTCTGTGCCCTTCTGCTGTCCTCGGACAGTTTCCTGCAGCAAGAAATCGTGCACAAGATGTCCCTCTGCCAGTTTGCCCTCCCCCTCGTCCTGCCTGACTCAGAGAACCACTACCACACGTTTCTGCTGTGGGCCCTGCGGGGTGTCGTGCGGACGTGGTGGGCGCAGCCCCCACGGGGGGTGGGCAGCCTCCGCGAAGACAGCGCGGTCCTGTCGCGGGCTCCCGCCTTCGCCTTCGTGCGCATGGAGGTCAGCAGCAACTCCAAGTCCCAGCTCCTCAACGCCGTGCTCGGCCTGGGCCACAGGCCACGGGACTGCTTCTGGCACCGCGATCTGAACGTGGGCACCAACCCTCGAGAGATCGCAGATGGGCTGGTGGAGGTCTCCTGGTTTCTTCCCAGCGGCCGGGAGGACCTGGACGTTTTCCCGGAGCCCGTGGCCTTCCTGAACCTGCGGGGCGACATCGGGTCTCACTGGCTGCAGTTCAAGCTGTTGACCGAAGTGTCCTCCGCCGTGTTCATCTTGACGGACAACATCAGCAGGAAGGAGTACAAGCTGCTGTACTCCATGAAGGGTTCAGCCACCAAGTACTACTTCATCCTGAGCCCGTACCGCGGCAAGCGGAACGCCAACCTGCGCTTCCTCAACAGGCTCATCCCGGTGCTCAGGATGGACCACTCGCACGTGCTGGTGAAGGTCAGCAGCACGGACAGCGCAGGCTTTGTGCGCCGGCTGCGCGCCATCGTGGCTCATGTGGCGCGGGCCCCTTGCCAGAGGCTGTCTGTGGAGGAGATGGCCCACGCGGCGCGCAAGCTGGGCCTGCGCGTGGACGAGGACTGTGAGGAGTGCCAGCGGGCCAGGGAGCGGGCGGAGCGCATCACCCGGAGGATCAAGGACGCGGACGCCTACCGCAGGGACGAGCTCAGGCTGCAGGGTGACGCCTGGAGGAAGGCGGCCCAGGTGGAGAAGGAGCTGTGCCAGGCCCAGTGGGCCGGGGACCCCCCGGACAAGGAGCTGAGGCAGCGGCTGCTGGAGCTGCGGGCGCAGCAGCTCGGCAACGAGCCGGCCGGGGGCCTGCAGGAGTTCATCTCAGGTATCAGCGGCCTGGCCCCGGGCGAGAAGCAGTACTTCCTGAGGTGGATGGAGTGGGGGCTGGCCCGGGTGGCCCCGCCGAGGCCGAGGCAGCCTCCGGAGACCATCCTCGCGCTGAGACCGAAACACTGTGGGGCCGCGGACGCTGGCGAGCCGCTGGGCGTGGAGCACTTCCTGCGGGAGATGGGGCAGTTTTACGAGGCCGAGAGCTGCCTGGTGGAGGCGGGGAGGCTGCCGGCCGCGCAGAGGCGCTTCGCCCACTTCCCGGGCTTGGCCTTGGAGCTGCTGCTGAAGGGGCTGCCCGTGGAGCTGATTGACGGGAGCACGCTGAGCACCCCGCTGCGCTGGGTCACAGGGCTCCTCCGGGAGCTGCACATGCGCCTGGAGCGGAGGCCACGGCTGGTGGTCCTGTCGGCTCTGGGCGTGCCAGGCACGGGCAAGTCCACGCTGCTCAACACCATGTTCGGGCTGCGCTTTGCcacggggcggggccgggggcctCGAGGGGCCTTCATGCAGCTGGTCTCGGTGGCCGAGAGCTTCAGTCAGGACCTGGGCTGCGACCACATCCTGGTGATAGACTCTGGGGGCCTGATTGGCGGAGCCCTGGCCTCGGCTGGGGAGAGGTTCGAGCAGGAGGCCTCGCTGGCCACGCAGCTCCTGGAGCTGAGCAATGTCACTGTCGTCAGCTTAGCCGAGACCAGGGACATACCGCCGGCCATTGTGCATGCGTTTCTGAGGTTGGAGAAGACGGGGCGCGTGCCCAACTGTCAGTTCGTGTGCCAGAACCTTCATGACGCGTGTGCCCCCGGGCCCAGGCCTCGAGAGAGGAGGCTGCTCCTGGATCCGCCCGGTGAGGCGGGCAGGGCCGCGGCGCACACGGAGAGACCGGGTGGTGGCATGCGGACGCTGGCGGGCCTggccttctgtgaccctgggaaGCAGCATATTTGGCACATCCCGGGCCTGTGGCACGGGGTGCCTCCCATGGCGGCGGTGAGCCTGGCGTACAGTGAGGCCATTTTTGAGTTAAAGCGATGCCTTCTGGAGAACATCCGGAACGGCCTGTCCAACCCCAACAAAAACATCCAGCAGCTCATTGAGCTTGTCAGGCGGCTCTGA